A genomic stretch from Limisphaerales bacterium includes:
- a CDS encoding DUF58 domain-containing protein, translating to MVGNIVGHHKSPYRGSSVEFAEYRKYVPGDDPRLLDWRVLARTDRYFIREFEADTNLRCYIVVDCSASMAFGEKGMRKFDYARKIAATLSYMLSHQGDAVGLQLFDNGVASDIPPRRNPLHLKHIFDTLAKAKTQNETGLVQELHQFAERIRQRALVIIISDCFCDVDELLNCFEHLHFQKHDFALFHLLDPLELDLDLDRPIRFQDMEGSDVLLAEPEIIREPYLEAVQEYLTKIHEGCNKHNADYRRVSTDQPYDTILADFLVDREMLAKGRA from the coding sequence ATGGTGGGCAACATCGTCGGTCATCACAAAAGCCCGTACCGCGGCTCCAGCGTGGAGTTCGCCGAGTATCGCAAATATGTGCCGGGCGATGACCCGCGCCTGTTGGATTGGCGGGTGCTCGCGCGCACGGATCGCTACTTCATTCGCGAATTCGAGGCGGACACCAATTTGCGTTGCTATATCGTAGTGGACTGCAGCGCCAGTATGGCCTTCGGCGAAAAGGGGATGCGGAAATTCGACTACGCGCGCAAGATCGCCGCCACGCTGAGTTATATGCTTTCGCATCAAGGCGATGCGGTGGGCTTGCAGCTCTTCGATAACGGCGTGGCCTCGGACATCCCGCCGCGCCGGAACCCGCTGCACCTCAAGCACATCTTCGACACCTTGGCCAAAGCCAAGACACAAAACGAAACCGGCCTCGTGCAGGAACTGCATCAATTCGCCGAACGCATTCGCCAACGCGCGTTGGTGATTATTATTTCTGATTGCTTCTGCGATGTGGATGAGCTGCTCAACTGCTTTGAGCATTTGCATTTTCAGAAACACGACTTCGCGCTGTTCCATTTGCTGGATCCGTTGGAGCTGGATTTGGATCTCGACCGGCCTATTCGTTTTCAGGATATGGAAGGCAGCGACGTGTTGCTGGCTGAGCCGGAGATTATCCGTGAGCCGTACCTTGAGGCCGTGCAGGAATACCTCACCAAAATTCACGAAGGCTGCAACAAACACAACGCCGACTACCGGCGCGTGAGCACCGATCAACCCTATGACACCATCCTTGCCGACTTCCTGGTCGACCGCGAGATGCTCGCCAAAGGCCGCGCATGA